CCTTCTAGAACAGAGCTGGGTACACTATACCTTTAGCTGGGGTGGTATGCTATACGACTTGTGTATTCCTTTTCTGCTGTTATGGAAACGCAGCAGAATATTTGCATTCACTCTTGTCATATTTTTTCATGTAATAACCAGAGTACTTTTTCCAATCGGCATGTTTCCCTATATCATGATCGTAAGTACCCTTATTTTCTTTGAGGCCTCTTTCCATCAGCAAATTATATCGTTTCTTTCTAAAGCCTTGGGAATTCGCAAGCCAGAAAGCAACAAGCACAAAGTTCTTTACACAAACTTTAGCTGGCGGGTTAATCTACAAATAGTTCTGATATCAGCATTTCTAATTTTCCAGTTAATCTTTCCGTTTCGTTATCTTTTGTATCCGGGAGAGCTTTTCTGGACTGAAGAGGGTTATCGTTTTTCGTGGCGGGTAATGCTTATGGAAAAGGCAGGGTATGCTAATTTTAAAATTGTAGATGCTAAAACCGCTAAACGCTTTTATGTAAACAACGCAGACTTTTTAACTCCCTTTCAGGAAAAACAAATGGCAACTCAGCCAGATTTTATCCTGGAGTATGCTCACATGTTGAAAGAACATTTTGAGTCACAAGGTCATCAGAATATTGAAGTCTACGTAGAGAGTTACGTGGCTCTGAATGGGCGACCCAGCCGCTCTTATATTAACCCTGAGGTAAATCTTATTCAGTATGAAGAATCACTCCAGCCAAAACCCTGGATACTCCCCTTCCATGATGAAATTAAAGGCTTATAATATCTCTTTTTGTCTGTTGCTTATTGCACAATTTGCACAGGCACAATATCGCCTGAGCGGGCAGATTACTGACTATACTACCCATAAGCCCGTAAGTCAGGCAGAAATCTATAATAAGAGCACCAAAAAAATCAGTGCAGTAAACCAGGATGGTAAATTTATTCTGGACAATTTACCTGAGGGAGAGTATCATTTGGTCGTGTTTTCTTACCAATACCAAACACTTGATACTACGATCAGCCTGTATGCAAGCAAAGACATTCAGTTTGGTTTAAGGCAGCTTAGCCAGGAGCTGTCAGAGGTAGTGATTCAGCAGCAGCGAGAAGAGGTTTTTAGTATCAGTCGGCTGAGGCCGGTAGAAGGGACTTCCATTTATGCCGGCAAAAAAACAGAAGTTGTACTTCTTGATCAAACAGTAGGAAACCTGGCAGCAAACAATGCCCGGCAAATTTACTCTCAGGTAGTTGGCCTTAACATCTACGAAAGTGGCGATGCTGGCTTACAACTAAGTATAGGCGGAAGAGGCCTGGACCCTAACCGCTCCTCAAATTTTAATACCAGACAAAATGGTTATGACATTAGTGCCGATGTATTGGGCTACCCCGAAAGCTACTATACC
This window of the Porifericola rhodea genome carries:
- a CDS encoding HTTM domain-containing protein, with the translated sequence MRYLRQSTEAAPLAVFRIFFGLMMFISILRFWSYGWIDKLYIQPRFFFSYYGFEFVRPIGEYTYLIFVVCATAALLVLLGYYYRIAIICFFLSFTYIELMDKTTYLNHYYFISVLSFVMIFLPANAYFSLDARRNPELAYYYVPRWTIDVIKFLIAIVYFYAGLAKINSDWLLKAMPLKIWLPAHYDLPLIGNLLEQSWVHYTFSWGGMLYDLCIPFLLLWKRSRIFAFTLVIFFHVITRVLFPIGMFPYIMIVSTLIFFEASFHQQIISFLSKALGIRKPESNKHKVLYTNFSWRVNLQIVLISAFLIFQLIFPFRYLLYPGELFWTEEGYRFSWRVMLMEKAGYANFKIVDAKTAKRFYVNNADFLTPFQEKQMATQPDFILEYAHMLKEHFESQGHQNIEVYVESYVALNGRPSRSYINPEVNLIQYEESLQPKPWILPFHDEIKGL